The genomic window AACAAATAAACCAAGGGTCAGGCTTAAACACAGCTCAGCAACACCTGCTGTGTGCTTTTGCTGTGAGAAGGGTTTTCTCAATGCAAATAACTatcgattttttttttcctgaccaTCTTGTAGAAAATGCAATGAATTAGGTTACATGCAGTAAATCTGGAGGTCAGTGCATAATCATGGCTTTCAGGAGACACTTCCAGAGTATTTCAGAGTCCTTCTTTGCTGATGATAGGCTAAAGATCAGCAATAATGTTGTACGGTTTCTCTTAAGTCTGAAGAACAAAAGTGTGATGCGGTTAACAAACATGAACAGTGAATTGTATGGTCGTAGAGTCATAGAAAGGCTTCAttctggtcttggaggaggtGCCCTGAGCTCCTCGGGCCTGGACAGCATGGCCTTGACACACGACCCTGCACACCGAGCTCCTGTCTGGGCAGGGTGATTGGGACGTGCTGGAGGGATGGGCTGTCTGGCAGACTGCAGGCCCGTGGAGGGGAAGGTGCTGGTGGTGTTCCCTGGCTTCTGCTCCATTTGGGTTTCCCACATGTGTGTGAAAGAGGTGCAATCCAGGGACTTCTGAATGTATTCAGGCATGCCAGGAGCAACTCACTCAGAGCCTCCCCGGATGGGGGGCATGAGGTCAGGTGAGCTTTGGAGGTCCTTAGAGGGACAGCTCTCCTTGCCACCTCTTGGGCAGGGCTCTTTGACAACAGGCCTCCTGGAGCTCAGTTGTAGCCCACGTGCAGCCTGAGCCTTCGAGCTCTGCGCTGATACAGAGCCCACCGTCCCAGATGCCATGGTGTTGGCATCCAACGCTGCACTTAAGGCCTTTGCTTGCAGCTCATTctctacatttttctttgctcttaaAACTGCATCAGTGACAATGGTTTTGGCACGCCTAAGAAGCAATTCTTCTTGCTCCTCCTCTTTCACTTTGGAGATGGCATTTTCAGTGCTCAACTTTAAAGTGCTGCGACTCAGGCGAGAGACCTCAGCAGCGCTTCGTATTGGTTGGATCGTGGGCaacttttctctcttgcttgctgctgggctctgctcttctgATGAGCCTCGtccttccttccagctctgccatgACAGAGGCACCTGGGATGGCTGCGGAGGGAGATGGTTGGTGGGAAGCTCCATGGTTTCAGAATATTCAGCACCAAACTCTTGCTCAGAGTGAGAAGCTACAAAGGATTGCAAGACACTTCCAGCAGCTTCTCGGGTGGCTTTGTGAAGGGAAGCCTGCGAGGATGCTTTGTCAGAGGCTTCCCTTCTGCTAGATTTCAAGGGTTTCCCAACATTCTTCAGCACACTCGCTACGAGCTTCCTTGCCAGCAGTCCAATGTCATGGTCAGGGTTGGAAGGGGACATCTCCGAAGACTCTGCTCTATCTGTACTTCCTGGCAATCTTTGTCTGATTCTGAGGGAGGCCCTCCTTAAGGCACCAGCAGATGGATCCGGCACCTCATGACCTCCAGGGAATTGTGGCTTTCTTCCTGAGGCAGTTTCAGTATGAATATTTCCAGGGAGCTTGGCACCTTTGCTGCTTGTCTCAAGTTTAGGCAACTTGACAGGCAACTTCATTGTACGTCCTCTGCTCTTGGAATCTCCCGGAAGGTCTTGCTGAACCAAAGACATTTTCAGCCTTCTACGTTGACCAGACTGATGAATACTGCGTGGAGGAGGGCCAGCTGGTTTGTGAGGCTGCAGTGGACTGGCTTTCCAAGTCCAAGTAGTGGCTGAAGAGTCCACAGTAGTGGCTGAGCACAGGGAAGATTTGTCCACGTTCATCGTCAGGGTGTGGGCATATTTCTTCAAACTGGATATCTGACCAAGATTTTCCTGGAAGGGAACAGTGGGTTTAGGCTCAGTTTTGTCTCAGAAAGTGCTTCCCACCCTGTGTGATGATGCTTTATGCAGATGAGAGCCACCACTCTGCTTCAGCCATGCAATGAGGGCAGGAGAGAATGGCTGCCACAGTGCTCTGTGTGCAAGCAAGCAACTTTCCAGGTCAACTCACGCCAGCACGCTACGATAACTCAGCCCCAAGCTGGGTTATTCTTTCCATACCTCAGGGCCTGGCCCACCAGCCCAGCCCTCACCTTTTCTGCattccccatctccctcagaTCCATCGAGTAAAGCCCGTGCCCTCGGTGCAATGCCACTGACACGTGCCTGCCAACACTGGGCTTTGCCTACCTCTTCTCGCCTCTTTGTTTGCTCGCGCTCCAGCTTCAGCCTGGTCAGGTACTGCCTGTACTCATTGAACTCTTTCAGCGTGCAGACCACCTACGGAGAGACAAGGGCAGATGGCTCCCAAGAACTGTCGAGGTAGCTACCCACGTGGCCTTCCTGCACAAATGTGCaggcccccagcagcaggggagctgctcctctctccaccctcccctccccagctgtggggctgctgcctcctccctccttcGCAGGGACCAGAGGGCTCCTCCCTGCGGTGCCAGGCCTCTTCCCGGCTGCCTGGAAGCTCCTCCCAAGGAGACCTGTGTTGGTC from Gallus gallus isolate bGalGal1 chromosome 20, bGalGal1.mat.broiler.GRCg7b, whole genome shotgun sequence includes these protein-coding regions:
- the LOC112530124 gene encoding uncharacterized protein LOC112530124, encoding MERCGTAGFRNPDALLSIAGKSGELRPGGRKIGAGGSGLLDLPLGVKIPVQPGTKPVFCRTKLGEKLHQPSPHFDLGDPYCRHLRTEYNSLHDPHLQDYHNRKDNLQNLKKRGLVTKDGKVVCTLKEFNEYRQYLTRLKLEREQTKRREEENLGQISSLKKYAHTLTMNVDKSSLCSATTVDSSATTWTWKASPLQPHKPAGPPPRSIHQSGQRRRLKMSLVQQDLPGDSKSRGRTMKLPVKLPKLETSSKGAKLPGNIHTETASGRKPQFPGGHEVPDPSAGALRRASLRIRQRLPGSTDRAESSEMSPSNPDHDIGLLARKLVASVLKNVGKPLKSSRREASDKASSQASLHKATREAAGSVLQSFVASHSEQEFGAEYSETMELPTNHLPPQPSQVPLSWQSWKEGRGSSEEQSPAASKREKLPTIQPIRSAAEVSRLSRSTLKLSTENAISKVKEEEQEELLLRRAKTIVTDAVLRAKKNVENELQAKALSAALDANTMASGTVGSVSAQSSKAQAARGLQLSSRRPVVKEPCPRGGKESCPSKDLQSSPDLMPPIRGGSE